A stretch of the Spirochaeta lutea genome encodes the following:
- the panD gene encoding aspartate 1-decarboxylase has translation MELTLLRAKIHRARVTDANLEYQGSISICPELLDISGLLPWERVDVYNLTNGQRFSTYIIKGGRGEICLNGAAARLAQPGDQVIIAAYCTMGAEQARNHRPAVVLVDDRNHGTLAEDH, from the coding sequence ATGGAGTTAACTTTGCTCCGGGCCAAGATTCACCGTGCCCGGGTGACGGATGCGAATTTAGAGTACCAGGGATCTATTTCTATCTGCCCTGAATTGCTGGATATCTCGGGGCTGCTACCCTGGGAACGGGTGGATGTATACAACCTTACCAACGGCCAGCGGTTTTCCACCTACATCATCAAGGGCGGCCGGGGTGAAATATGCTTGAACGGCGCGGCCGCGCGCCTAGCTCAGCCGGGAGACCAGGTGATTATTGCAGCCTACTGTACCATGGGAGCCGAACAGGCCAGGAACCACCGGCCGGCGGTGGTCCTGGTGGATGACCGGAACCACGGCACCCTAGCCGAAGACCACTGA
- a CDS encoding type III pantothenate kinase — MSQERRNEHILCLDVGNTQVYAGLYTPRGELTLRFRRTSGGQASADEYGVFLRGVLRENGIDPEKVRGIAMASVVPQGVYSLRRACQKYFDVEPFILQAGVKTGLQIAYRNPLEVGADRIANAIALSRLYPGRNGIVADFGTATTLDVVSGDKRYLGGAIAPGLRVSMEVLEQKTARLPSVEILRPDAVCGKSTVESIQAGLYYGQLGMVRELVERIRGEVFDPTAEPPIILATGGFSHLFAGEGFFDAIEPDLVLAGLFAAWQLNQG; from the coding sequence ATGAGTCAAGAACGAAGGAATGAGCATATTCTATGCCTGGATGTGGGAAACACCCAGGTGTACGCCGGACTGTATACCCCCCGGGGAGAACTAACCCTGCGATTCCGTCGAACCTCCGGCGGCCAAGCCAGCGCCGATGAGTACGGGGTGTTTCTCCGGGGGGTTTTGCGGGAAAACGGAATCGACCCTGAGAAGGTAAGGGGTATCGCCATGGCCTCGGTGGTTCCCCAGGGGGTGTACAGTCTGCGCCGGGCATGCCAGAAGTACTTCGATGTGGAGCCCTTCATACTCCAGGCAGGGGTAAAGACGGGTCTTCAGATTGCCTATCGGAATCCCCTGGAGGTGGGGGCCGACCGGATCGCCAACGCCATTGCCCTGAGCCGGCTCTACCCCGGGCGGAACGGGATAGTAGCGGATTTCGGGACTGCCACAACCCTGGATGTTGTGTCCGGGGATAAACGCTACCTGGGGGGTGCTATCGCCCCGGGGCTGCGGGTGAGTATGGAGGTGCTGGAGCAAAAAACCGCCCGGCTGCCCAGCGTGGAAATCCTGCGGCCCGATGCAGTCTGCGGGAAATCGACGGTAGAGAGTATTCAGGCCGGACTCTATTACGGGCAGTTGGGGATGGTCCGGGAACTGGTTGAGCGGATTCGAGGGGAGGTGTTTGACCCCACAGCCGAGCCGCCCATCATCCTGGCCACCGGGGGATTCAGTCACCTCTTTGCCGGGGAAGGTTTTTTTGATGCCATCGAGCCGGACCTGGTGCTCGCCGGGCTCTTCGCAGCCTGGCAGCTGAACCAGGGGTAA
- a CDS encoding DUF92 domain-containing protein, with product MKGGWSGGDLTMEGSWSGGDLTSGTWGAGGFGGDAPRVSSQAQEVLSGAMGEAAPGSLVFHGAGTGEAGFWIWGLALGVILNLTLAIAARRRRAVSPDGAVMGFILGLVIYAGLGPGGWGCLVLFFVSSSLLSRTGKERKARLDLASLHEKSDQRDWLQALANAGPGALCALGFLVTGESLWILGTVISLGAANGDTWASELGVLSPGPPRSILTGKPLAPGTSGGISPLGLGGSLAGGLCIGLGAAGMHLWGAFGMLGLGVLGWEQSWQTSVQGGAALEPAALILAGAAGGFMGSLIDSLLGASIQARYRTSRGRLTERPRDQAGTPHLLAGGLPWIGNDAVNLLANSAVTILGMAVAAYIS from the coding sequence ATGAAGGGCGGTTGGTCCGGGGGCGATTTAACTATGGAGGGCAGTTGGTCCGGGGGCGATTTAACCTCGGGAACCTGGGGTGCCGGGGGTTTCGGAGGTGACGCCCCAAGGGTTTCTTCCCAAGCCCAGGAAGTTCTATCTGGAGCAATGGGGGAAGCCGCGCCGGGAAGCCTCGTTTTTCATGGAGCCGGTACCGGTGAGGCCGGGTTCTGGATCTGGGGACTGGCCCTGGGGGTGATCCTGAATCTTACTCTGGCCATAGCCGCCCGGCGCCGCAGGGCGGTGAGTCCCGATGGTGCGGTTATGGGGTTTATCCTGGGCCTGGTGATCTATGCGGGCCTGGGGCCCGGGGGATGGGGTTGCCTGGTCCTCTTTTTTGTATCCAGCTCGCTGCTATCCCGGACCGGGAAGGAGCGCAAGGCACGCCTGGACCTGGCATCCCTGCACGAGAAGTCGGATCAGCGGGATTGGCTCCAGGCATTGGCCAACGCCGGTCCGGGAGCCCTCTGCGCCCTGGGGTTCTTGGTGACGGGGGAATCCCTGTGGATTTTGGGGACGGTAATCAGCTTGGGGGCGGCCAACGGCGATACCTGGGCCAGCGAGCTCGGGGTGCTCAGCCCCGGGCCGCCGCGATCCATCCTCACCGGGAAGCCCCTGGCACCGGGAACCAGCGGCGGGATCAGCCCCCTGGGGCTTGGGGGCAGTCTTGCCGGGGGCCTTTGTATCGGCTTGGGCGCAGCGGGTATGCACCTGTGGGGTGCCTTCGGCATGTTGGGGCTTGGGGTATTGGGCTGGGAACAATCTTGGCAAACCAGTGTTCAGGGAGGGGCAGCCCTTGAACCGGCGGCTCTTATCCTGGCCGGAGCCGCTGGGGGTTTCATGGGCAGCCTGATCGATAGCCTTCTCGGAGCATCGATCCAGGCCAGGTACCGCACCTCCCGGGGCCGGCTTACCGAACGCCCCCGGGACCAGGCCGGCACCCCCCACCTCCTGGCCGGGGGTTTACCGTGGATAGGGAACGACGCGGTCAACCTGCTGGCCAACAGCGCCGTTACCATCCTCGGCATGGCCGTGGCAGCCTACATCAGCTGA
- a CDS encoding pyridoxal phosphate-dependent aminotransferase, with the protein MRRTIEHDGARQLTYEIREIVQFAHQVQALGVPITWENIGDPVRKGEQLAPWMKKIISELVLEDASYAYSDTQGEPATREFLADMVNRRGGCQVTPDDIVFFNGLGDAVAKIFGFLKREARVIGPSPAYSTHSSAEAAHSGYEHLTYTLDPNRGWQPDLEDLENKVTYNPSIAGILLINPDNPTGVVYSPEVLLEFVRIAKEHNLFLVCDETYANIVFDGARTHYLSEVIDGVPGMALRSISKEFPWPGGRCGWAEVYNRQADPDFARYIASIISAKRLEVCSTTLPQRSIPSIMGDERYADHLSSRNAMYAARAHEAVQAFQGIPGIMVHPPKGGFFLTLAFQDGVLPEDGRLDIEDARVAELVEQASRGKQPDKRFVYYLLGARGICVVPLSGFCTSRQGFRMTLLESDDALRQATFRRVAQAVREYLGR; encoded by the coding sequence ATGCGACGCACCATCGAACACGACGGCGCCCGGCAACTTACCTACGAGATCCGGGAAATTGTACAGTTCGCCCATCAGGTACAGGCTCTGGGCGTACCCATCACCTGGGAGAACATCGGCGATCCGGTCCGCAAGGGGGAGCAGCTTGCCCCGTGGATGAAAAAGATCATCAGCGAGCTGGTCCTGGAGGATGCATCCTACGCCTATTCGGATACCCAGGGTGAACCGGCTACCCGGGAATTTCTTGCGGATATGGTGAACCGCCGGGGAGGCTGCCAGGTAACCCCGGATGATATCGTTTTTTTCAACGGACTGGGGGATGCGGTGGCGAAGATTTTCGGCTTTCTGAAGCGCGAAGCCCGGGTTATCGGCCCCAGCCCCGCCTATTCCACCCACAGCAGCGCAGAAGCGGCCCACTCCGGCTACGAGCATCTAACCTACACCCTGGATCCGAACCGGGGCTGGCAGCCCGATCTGGAGGATCTGGAAAACAAGGTCACCTATAACCCCTCCATCGCTGGGATTCTGCTTATTAATCCCGACAACCCCACCGGGGTGGTCTACAGTCCCGAGGTTCTCCTGGAGTTCGTACGCATTGCCAAGGAGCATAACCTCTTCCTGGTCTGCGACGAGACCTATGCCAATATCGTATTCGACGGCGCACGGACCCACTATCTGAGCGAGGTTATCGACGGGGTGCCCGGTATGGCTCTACGCAGCATTTCCAAGGAATTTCCCTGGCCCGGCGGGCGGTGCGGCTGGGCCGAGGTGTATAACCGCCAGGCAGACCCGGATTTCGCCCGGTACATCGCCAGTATCATCAGTGCAAAACGCCTGGAGGTTTGTTCCACCACCCTGCCTCAGCGTTCCATACCCTCTATAATGGGGGATGAGCGTTATGCAGACCACCTATCCTCCCGGAACGCTATGTATGCTGCCCGGGCCCATGAAGCAGTGCAGGCCTTCCAGGGGATTCCCGGCATCATGGTACACCCTCCCAAGGGCGGGTTCTTCCTGACCCTGGCCTTCCAGGACGGTGTGCTTCCTGAGGATGGGCGGCTCGACATCGAGGATGCCCGGGTCGCGGAGCTGGTGGAGCAGGCATCCCGGGGCAAGCAGCCCGATAAGCGGTTCGTATACTACCTGCTGGGTGCTAGGGGAATCTGCGTTGTGCCCCTTTCCGGCTTCTGTACCAGCCGCCAGGGATTCCGCATGACCCTCTTGGAGAGTGATGACGCCCTCCGGCAGGCCACCTTCCGCCGGGTTGCCCAGGCTGTTCGGGAATACCTGGGGCGGTAG
- the asnA gene encoding aspartate--ammonia ligase has protein sequence MHAYQDLLDIKQTETAIKLVKDYFERSLSAELRLFRVTSPLFVPAGSGINDDLNGIERPVRFPVARLGDQEMEIVQSLAKWKRMALADYGYGEGTGIYTDMNALRPDDEMDAIHSIYVDQWDWERVMTPRERNSEFLHQVVRRIFQALKRTEFVVHEQYPQIEPVLPEEITIIHAQDALDRYPELSPEEREAELAREYRAVFIQGIGGALSDGAVHGGRAPDYDDWSSPAGKEDYRGLNGDIIVWDPVRGTSLELSSMGIRVDAPALLRQLEITGTMKRQELYWHSRLLAGDFPQTIGGGIGQSRLCMFLLRKAHIGQVQAAVWPSETVKSLAARGIQLM, from the coding sequence ATGCACGCATATCAAGATTTATTGGACATTAAACAGACGGAAACTGCCATCAAGTTGGTGAAGGACTATTTTGAGCGAAGCCTGTCAGCTGAGCTGCGGCTTTTTCGGGTTACCAGCCCGCTTTTTGTTCCTGCCGGTTCGGGTATTAATGATGATTTGAACGGGATTGAGCGTCCGGTACGCTTTCCCGTTGCCCGGTTGGGCGACCAGGAAATGGAAATCGTCCAGTCTCTGGCAAAGTGGAAGCGGATGGCCCTGGCCGACTACGGATACGGGGAGGGTACGGGTATCTATACGGATATGAACGCCCTGCGCCCCGATGATGAGATGGATGCCATCCACTCCATTTATGTGGACCAGTGGGATTGGGAGCGGGTAATGACGCCCCGGGAGCGGAACAGCGAGTTCCTACACCAGGTGGTCCGCAGGATTTTCCAGGCCCTGAAGCGCACGGAGTTCGTGGTCCATGAGCAGTATCCCCAGATTGAACCTGTACTTCCCGAAGAAATAACCATCATCCACGCCCAGGATGCCCTGGACCGCTATCCGGAGCTGAGCCCCGAGGAACGGGAGGCGGAGCTTGCCCGGGAGTATCGGGCCGTCTTCATCCAGGGGATCGGAGGAGCCCTTTCCGATGGAGCGGTACACGGCGGACGGGCTCCGGACTACGATGATTGGTCCAGCCCCGCTGGCAAGGAGGATTACCGGGGTTTGAATGGTGATATTATTGTCTGGGATCCGGTCCGCGGCACGAGTTTGGAGCTTTCTTCCATGGGGATCCGGGTTGACGCCCCGGCCCTGCTGCGCCAGCTGGAGATCACCGGAACCATGAAGCGCCAGGAGCTGTACTGGCATTCCCGGCTTCTGGCCGGGGACTTTCCCCAGACCATCGGCGGAGGCATCGGTCAGAGCCGGCTCTGCATGTTCTTGCTCCGTAAGGCCCATATCGGCCAGGTGCAGGCAGCGGTTTGGCCATCCGAAACGGTCAAGAGCCTGGCGGCCCGGGGTATTCAGCTGATGTAG
- a CDS encoding phosphopantothenoylcysteine decarboxylase domain-containing protein has product MNITLILTGSIAAYKACALLSLLVKQGHTVQTVATPGALRFVGATSLEALSGRPVLHDLFAARDSMEHIELRRWSDLFLLYPATANRINQLAAGLAPDLLGALFLANNQTKPFWIAPAMNSAMLNHPATRQSLARLETWGCRILPWESGRLACGDEGGGRLLSPETTARLVSRLFRGEDLPEGGTGPENSRENEPSDALTRQGEGTPGAGRGPAPEKTWAGPGLVHQSVGTTGLSSPPPRSAPGADRTGRPQLGRVLVTGGAMRQPLDAVRWVENTSSGQTALTITRELESRGWQVDLLHYDRMDLSPGISGQTRSYADYQDFRRELEAMLDRRSYDWIIQAAAVADYHLEDPDSTGGKWESGQPRHLVLQPTEKILPRIKAMAHRAHPHEPLPGVVGFKLTQGEDIAQGAARAASMLENGADLVVWNDAGNLDSPVTGGKPESRGHGYGIFLGDSNAPRHQPVLQGTTTAQLARDLARLLEERSVKSREIQGADHESRTKE; this is encoded by the coding sequence ATGAACATCACCCTAATTCTCACCGGATCCATAGCCGCCTATAAGGCCTGCGCCCTCCTCAGTCTGCTGGTAAAACAGGGGCATACCGTCCAGACCGTCGCTACCCCCGGGGCGCTGCGTTTTGTCGGGGCCACGAGCCTGGAGGCACTATCGGGCAGGCCGGTCTTGCATGATCTTTTTGCCGCCCGGGACAGCATGGAGCATATCGAGCTGCGCCGGTGGAGCGACCTGTTTCTGCTCTACCCGGCCACGGCGAATCGGATCAACCAGCTGGCAGCGGGCCTGGCCCCGGATCTATTGGGCGCCCTGTTTCTGGCAAATAATCAGACCAAACCCTTTTGGATAGCCCCGGCAATGAATAGCGCCATGTTGAACCATCCGGCCACCCGGCAGTCCCTGGCGCGCCTGGAAACCTGGGGATGCCGGATTCTGCCCTGGGAGAGCGGCAGACTCGCCTGCGGAGATGAGGGGGGCGGGCGGCTCCTGTCTCCGGAGACTACAGCCCGGTTGGTATCCCGGTTGTTCCGCGGAGAAGACCTTCCGGAGGGCGGGACGGGACCGGAAAATTCCCGGGAAAATGAGCCCTCCGACGCTTTGACCCGGCAAGGTGAAGGAACCCCGGGTGCGGGTAGAGGCCCGGCGCCGGAAAAGACCTGGGCCGGCCCGGGGTTGGTTCACCAGAGTGTAGGAACAACCGGCCTCAGTAGCCCACCTCCGAGATCGGCGCCGGGGGCTGACCGAACCGGCAGACCGCAGCTTGGCAGGGTACTGGTAACCGGAGGGGCCATGCGCCAGCCCCTGGATGCTGTCCGCTGGGTGGAAAACACCTCCTCGGGACAGACCGCCCTTACCATAACCCGGGAGCTGGAAAGCAGGGGTTGGCAGGTGGATCTGCTGCATTACGACCGGATGGACCTGTCCCCGGGGATTTCTGGTCAGACTCGGAGTTACGCCGACTACCAGGACTTCCGCCGGGAACTGGAGGCCATGCTGGACCGCCGGAGCTATGACTGGATTATCCAGGCAGCTGCAGTGGCGGATTATCACCTAGAGGATCCGGATTCAACAGGGGGGAAATGGGAGAGCGGACAGCCCCGGCACCTGGTTTTACAACCCACCGAGAAGATCCTTCCCCGAATTAAGGCCATGGCTCATCGGGCCCATCCCCATGAGCCCCTGCCTGGGGTGGTGGGGTTCAAGCTGACCCAGGGGGAGGATATCGCCCAGGGTGCCGCCCGTGCAGCTTCCATGCTGGAAAACGGGGCAGATCTTGTCGTCTGGAACGATGCCGGGAATCTGGACAGCCCGGTGACGGGAGGGAAGCCGGAGAGCCGGGGTCATGGGTATGGTATTTTTCTGGGTGATTCCAACGCCCCCCGGCACCAGCCCGTCCTCCAGGGTACCACCACTGCCCAGCTCGCCCGGGATCTTGCCCGCCTGCTGGAGGAGAGGTCCGTCAAATCAAGAGAAATTCAAGGAGCAGACCATGAGTCAAGAACGAAGGAATGA
- a CDS encoding NAD(P)/FAD-dependent oxidoreductase yields the protein MSSKNDYDVVIIGGGVVGTMVARELSRYRCRVLLTEAQNDLSMGASKANSGIIHGGYAEAPGSLRGRLCYPGRKAFPDLEDELQFGYRRTGSLVLALSRDDLPGLEDLARQGRENGLTDLEILTREQVLSREPEVNPQVAGALYCAGAGVASPYELAIALGENARANGVEILLNSEVTALELPQDTRGLMTLTVNTPGRTRRIRSRFVVNAAGLGAQEIALMAGDGEVQLTGRKGQYILFAKDTGKAIRHVLFQMPGPRGKGVLVTSTYHGNLMIGPDAQEAAGPGDTATDTRSIRDILERARLTTRAFNTKQFIRTFSGIRAVASTGDFIIRPSRIHPGLVHAAGIQSPGLTASPAITRLILEILADQGLAVGPAARPGDMNPDFEPRRRGIIQPKNLTMKQAMDLTKLEPGNPRRIVCRCEQVTEAEIVDALSRGLPVLTTDGVKRRTRAGMGWCQGSFCRSRVAEVIERCTGIEVPPGEDVEHSGITRVGKVDLLDL from the coding sequence ATGAGCAGCAAGAACGACTACGATGTGGTAATTATCGGCGGGGGAGTGGTGGGAACCATGGTTGCCCGGGAGCTCTCCCGCTACCGGTGCCGGGTTCTGCTTACCGAGGCCCAGAATGATCTGTCCATGGGAGCGAGCAAGGCGAACAGCGGGATTATTCACGGGGGGTACGCCGAGGCTCCGGGAAGCCTGCGGGGCCGGCTTTGTTATCCCGGCAGGAAGGCCTTTCCGGATCTGGAGGATGAACTGCAGTTCGGGTACCGCCGAACCGGCAGTCTGGTCTTGGCCTTGAGCCGGGATGACCTGCCGGGCCTCGAGGACCTGGCGCGTCAGGGTAGGGAAAACGGCCTGACGGATCTGGAGATTCTCACCCGGGAGCAGGTGTTGTCCCGGGAACCCGAAGTTAATCCCCAGGTGGCCGGGGCCTTGTACTGTGCCGGGGCGGGGGTGGCGAGTCCCTACGAACTTGCCATAGCCCTGGGAGAAAATGCCCGGGCCAATGGCGTTGAAATCCTCCTCAATTCCGAGGTAACCGCCCTGGAGCTTCCCCAGGATACCCGGGGGCTCATGACCCTTACCGTGAACACCCCAGGGCGAACCCGCCGGATTCGCAGCCGCTTTGTGGTGAATGCCGCAGGTCTAGGGGCCCAGGAGATAGCCCTCATGGCCGGGGACGGGGAAGTACAGCTGACCGGCCGGAAGGGGCAGTACATACTCTTCGCCAAGGATACCGGCAAGGCTATACGCCATGTCTTATTCCAGATGCCCGGCCCCCGGGGAAAGGGCGTCTTGGTGACCAGCACCTACCACGGGAACCTGATGATCGGACCGGATGCCCAGGAGGCGGCAGGCCCCGGAGACACCGCCACAGACACCCGGAGCATCCGGGACATTCTGGAACGAGCCAGGTTGACCACCCGGGCATTCAACACCAAGCAGTTCATCCGCACCTTCTCGGGCATCCGGGCTGTAGCCTCCACGGGCGACTTTATTATCCGGCCGAGCCGGATCCACCCGGGTCTTGTCCACGCCGCAGGTATTCAGAGTCCGGGCCTGACCGCCAGCCCGGCTATTACCCGGCTGATCCTGGAGATTCTGGCGGATCAGGGACTGGCGGTGGGACCGGCGGCCCGGCCAGGGGATATGAATCCCGATTTCGAGCCCCGGCGCCGGGGCATTATCCAACCCAAGAATCTCACCATGAAGCAGGCCATGGACCTGACGAAACTGGAGCCCGGGAATCCCCGGCGGATTGTCTGCCGGTGCGAACAGGTTACCGAAGCTGAGATTGTGGATGCCCTGTCCCGGGGGCTTCCTGTGTTGACCACCGACGGGGTTAAACGCCGAACCCGGGCCGGGATGGGCTGGTGCCAGGGAAGCTTCTGCAGATCCCGGGTAGCCGAGGTGATAGAACGCTGTACGGGAATTGAGGTTCCCCCCGGGGAAGACGTAGAGCATAGCGGAATAACCCGGGTGGGGAAGGTAGATCTCTTGGATCTATAG